The Syngnathus acus chromosome 2, fSynAcu1.2, whole genome shotgun sequence genomic interval GACGGGGTGCTGCAGCTGATGCTGCCACGAGGTAGAAGGGCGACTGTGACTAACAGTCGGGGAAACCACTGATCCCGACACACGCACATCCGATAAAGGCTCTTTCTGCTCTAAAGACCCATCATTGCACAAGAAGTCCTTCATCTCTCGTTCTTCTTTCACCATCTCCTCCTTCCCCTTGTTCTCCACAGGGCTGTGGTAAGGCGGTGCTGGATAGTGTTCTTTGGAGTTAAAAAAGGCCTCCGTCTCAGAGCGAGGAATGCCCATGCGTTGAATATACACATGGACCAGAAAATCCAGCTTTCTGTCCATGCAGACCACCTGCAGGCAGAAGCAAAGCACACACATCAGGAGAAGTTTCGAAGGCTCCAACCGGAGCAGCTGTCCTCACCTGTTTCTCAACTTTGACCAGACGTCCCATCATGCTTGGGTCCTCTGAAGACTCCGCCTCACCTTTTGAAGCTTTACCCACTATTTGGTCAACTCTAGCATTGGAAAATGTCAGATCTGAGgttacaaatattttacagtCCTGCATATAGTAAAGTAATTGGTAATTTGTGGGTTTTCTGGTCTAAGATCATCTCGTAGTGCTGTCTAACATATGTCCAaatttggtgatttttttctaaacttgggatttttttattggacaGTAACAGTGGTTGTTAAACTTCAAGTTAgccaaaaaaatgtatggTGTTGAGTgactatttgttgttgtttgtataACGAAAACTCCACAAAGACTACCTTAGAAAGAGACAAAATTGTGACTTATTTTTACATGGTAAACGTATGAAAACAGCATTTAATTTGATGTTGTCATGCTAATGATGAATAAACTGATGACAAAATAACTGAactacagtggaacctctaaaTTCAGATCCCCCTTTAGTCGCACAATTCATACTAATGCTAAAAAAGATTCATTCACCGCAAGGGGGCTTtgcttttttctgaaatgtttcGTGTGTGATGGGAATCGGTGATGATGGAACTGAACTTACTGCGATGGAGTAACATGAGAAGGGGTGTGAACGGATTCAAATATCAAAAGTGCATTAGACTAATGTCTACCTCAAACTTGTGTCACCATTATGAATGCTAAAATTTGACCTAAACACTAGTGCTAGAGTTAATAAAGATTTGCTGATAATGACTAGAAGCGGTTGTTGGACATTAGATTGTTTAGTCGACCTTAGGGTGATGATAGTTGGGTCAACTTCTATCAATTCATGACATTATGAATAGTCGCTGATGGTGCTAGCGCACTGGTCTCCTTTGACGATAAAGTTTCTGAATATGAATAATTTATGCTTTGCCAGCAATGTCGAACAAATCGCTGGACctttgaggttccactgtatgtGAAGATGAAGTGAGCATTTCCAGAAGAGTGATGTGTTGATCTGAGATGTACATACATGCATGACATGTATAGTACAAAGTTTACCAGTCACTGGTTGGTTAGTGCTGAGTGAGAAAAGAAGGCCCTGGCCCAAAATGCAGCACGATGCATGCAACATGTTCTCACAAGAATTTTGTAGGGCACcgagtaaataaaaaaaaaggattacaaTTTAGCGATAAGATATCTGAGTAagctaaaataatatatatatatacacgtatatatatatatatatattctcatATTAAAACCTAAAGTTTAGTCGGCAACTGAGTTAGTACTCTTTTGAAaggattaaaaataaactttttacGCAATCCCTAAAATCAAACCATTTTGACAATTTGTACAATGTCATACAAAATGAATGTGAGAACAGGTTCTTGCATACGTATTTGTGATTTCATGCGTCGTTAACACTGAACCCTGACAGGGGGCTTATTTTTCTGTCTCTCCAGTTTGACACCAAGCAAAGAACCCCCCCCCTGAGTGAAGCCACAGTCACAAGATTAGAGATTGCTTTGATTTTCGTACACATTGATCTTAAATGTTACTATGTATTTGCATGCATTCTCTATCAGAATGAAACAAGAGTGGCTTGAACTCAAAAAGGGGTCTTTCTGTCCAAACTAAAAATATCAGTTAACTAATGTAGCAGTTTCAAAATTGAGGACAATGCTTGCAAAATGGTCACTCTGGATGTACAAGTCTATTGACCTAACCTAGGACTTTCAGTGGACTTCTTATGGCGAGGTGTTGATGGGGGAGGGGCCCCAACAATCATATCTATCCTGGcaaggcacacagagacgataTGAGCGCAATCCAGAAATGAAGCCATGTGGGAAATTAATCATCGCTTTCAATATATTCCGTACACAAAATGACATACAGTAAGTCAAGTCTGCATGAAAGTGCATCGCTGGCATTGGGCGGAATCCTCGCATCTCTAAAACCATCACTTTTCAGGTAACCGAAATTAACCAAGCCATTTTTAACACTCAAAATTGGTCAATAATTTGTTACTTGACCAATAATATAGATTATCTGGGAATAAGAGGATTCTACCCGACAGTGAcggtttgtgttttcttttcggAATATACTGAATGTACTGCTCATGGAAGATCTTGAGTGGACAGAAACATGACTGCAAACAATGTTGCAATCTGAGATTAAAATTAGCAGATTGGATTTGTTTTACATGTGATTGATGTCAAGAACTGAATACAACACATGTCTGAAACAGGCAGTATGGCTTATGCgcacatgtgtgtgtacagcaaacaaacaaaagcatcatCATCACTTCAGAAAGATATTCACTGGTGTTTTAACGAGAAGAGTCAACATTTCGTACTCTACATAGCACAACCCGAGTGATGCTTTTGTGCATAATTCTTCAAGGGGACATTCAGCCTGTGTAATGAGAAGATTATCAGGTTTGCTCTGGAGAATAAAACGTGTGCTTGCCTGGACTGCAAGTTCTTGATGCGGGTCAGCATGTCCAAGTGACCTGCAGAGTACTGTTCGATCACATCCATGACGTCATATGGTCGTAGGCTCTCCTTGAATCTTCTCTTTGACACCAAGAAAGTCATAATGCTGTGGGAAGACACATATTTCATGCTTCAACATACCGTGTCTTTGTTCTATCCGTACTACCGTGTGCGGAAAATTGTAATATAAAGAAATCCGTCCATCCAATGAGAGAtttcttttaaacatttttgtgcAGGTGCATGCCAAAACTTCCCCAGATGAAAACTGAACGTGAAGATAACATAGTAGTGGAGACTCAGAGTAAATGTGAGCTCTTACCATATTGCTCGTATTGCAACCCTTAACCCTGGTGGCAATTCCTGAGCGAGAAACTCACAGTGACAACTCTTGTCGTCGCCAATGTCCTCTCCTGGAAAGCTGGCCTCTACAGAAGAAAGAGAAGGACACTTTCAGAAAGATGACATTGGCCCTCCCATGACCTGTGTCaagaaaagaagcaaagcaTAGCTGTTGCTTTTGTCTTTGACAGAGTAAATATGCAAAGTGATCAATAGCACGTTTGTGAGCAACATTTGTTGGCTTTGTGAAACAGAATAAAATCAGTGCAAAGGAGAGTACAGATAATGTGAAGCTTTGTTGAAACCTTTGACAAGTACTCTGAAATTATGCTGAGTATTGATTCAATTCAGTTGAGCCAGATGGTGTTTTGAAGGATTTTGTGGCAGTAAGGCAAAGGTCTCTAGAGTCGACCGCTGTTGACGGATGCTAGTAAAGTGAGGACTCTTCATGCAAAATGGCGACTTGGGCACTTTTGGGGGCATTTTCCCTTTTATCTTGACACCACTTGACTTGAACCCACAATTAACTTACTAATCTACCATCAGTGGCAATTTGTTCACTTATCCCGGCAAATTTAGTGGTGGCTATAGATCCCAAAATACAgggctaaaaagaaaaaatagaaaaggggttcatgtcaagtgaaaaaaaatctcagcagATTtcagcatgcatgtttttcaaaTAGATGAAGCTTGTCTTGACgactgtcccccccccccctataaGCCAACCAAAAATATCCCATTGTCTTACTTATTAAACCTTCAATTGCTGCAAGGAGAGAGAAAGGAAAGACATGGAAAACAATTCATTATGGATTCTAGTCAGAACAGCGCTAACAGACAAATGTTACTAAACTAGCTATTAAACCTGAAAAATTGCTTGCTTCAATTCAATTGGACATTTATTAACTTTCCCAACGCAAAGTTATGTGGTTGTTTGGGGTGGCAATCTTTTGCTTGTTGTGAAGTGAAATGACTTGAGTGGGATGATCTGCATTCATAACTTCCCCAACACTGTATTCTTTATACTTCTGTGACATCATTGCTTTGTTCCCAAATTCTAGAGGTCTTGGAGATTTCTAAAGGTACAGTCTAAGACCTTTCTGAATGAACGTGTATATTGAGATGCTTTACCCTCTGAGTTTTGTCGTGAGGCGCTGCCTCGGACTCTGAAGGAATGCTTGGGTCCTCGGTTCTTCTCCGTAAAGCTCCAGCTCTTAGCGACCTTGCCAGGGCTCACCTCAGCGCCATCTTCTGGTCCAGGAGACTGGTCTTTCCCTTTGGCCAATGGGGGCTTGGAAGGACTGGGGAACACCTTGTCCTTCAGGCTCGCCTTCCGACTTGGAAGACAAGAAATAGTCAGCCTTTGTGAAAATAACTGCATGGCATCAGTAGGTTAAGTAACATTTTGTGAAGCATAACAATTACGTGTCCTTATCTTCTTGCTTGTTTAAATGTTAAAGGTATCACACTGGTGTGACACTTACCTCATGGGAACCTACAGCAGTGGAATCCATGTCCTTATAGGAACACGGTGGGGCATTCAGCAGGGCAGGCAAGCAGCAGGAAGCTACAAGCAAGCATGCATGGGAAGCAAAGTGCCATCTCAAAAAGATGAGCGGTGGTGTCTCTGCCTATGTGCAAAAGGACAACACAAATCAtgcaataaacaaataaaggcTCATACTCAATGTCCTTtgtgaaaacaagaaaacaaaaacaatcagtcAGAAGATAGTCAGCAGTGGCAAAAAAGCagcaagcaaagaaaatgctTTAATTACAGaaacaattcaaatgaatATTAAATACATTCGCTTTGATAGAGCAGTAATATGTTTCTTTGTATGGTTTCTTTCCAGATAACACAGAAatgctgcaaaataaaacaatcccTTTGCAATAACTGATTCTTTTTGGGTCACTGTTGAAACACGAGCAGCTTTTGCTCCATGCTGCACTTGCTCTTACAACTCCCCAGCACTGTCAACTTTACAGACGCCACGTCTACTGTGCAGGTAATGTGTGGCATAGTTCCGCCTATTATTCGTCCTGAGTTGAAGAAAAGGAGGCGTATTTTCATGCGCAGTTGGAATAATTATTTCTTGATATTGCTTCCTGATATTCTTCTTCTtactatttgaaaaaaaaattattctaTATGACATAGCATACACATATATAgtacacaaatgtttttttttttaataaaaatatagagTTGAAGATGATTAAAAACCTGCCACTTGTGATTATGGATATGTTTCCACTGCCCCACAGTGAAAGgataaacaaaagacaaaaaacctCACGATATCTCAAACAATAGATTAGGAGTCAATTATGagaaattgaacattttttttgagtATAATTGAGTAAAGTATTAATTGAGTATTTATTCAATAAATGaggtattttatttacaattaaaTCACTGCCTAGCTTTTTTTTCACTGCAGCACTAATTTGTGGAACCAGTGGTGCAATTAGaatttaaaatatgaaaaacgTCCTTCAAACAGAACCGACTATTTTCACGTGACCCAAATTCATcacacctacaaaaaaaaaaacatacgttGACGGCGGGATTAGAACGGAGGTGCAGGAGGTGACACACAAACTTGCAGTGCAGTGGGTAGTATTTGTGGAAGAACTATACCTAAAAGTTCTCGGACAGCAACCACAAAGTCTGTCTTTGTGTGCATTCTCATTACTGGAGCAGTagaagagacaaaaacaaagcagcggCATGTGCTTAACTGTGTTAACTGTGTTTGTAATGACACTTTATTGTAATTATCATACCTCTGTGAGCATCAAAACACCAAATTccatttttcaacattttagtGTTTTCACTCTAATGCCTGCAGTCACAATAAAGTGTTGATCGTATGTCATCAAGCATGTTTCCTTTGTCCAAATGAATGTGTGGGGGTAGGGCAAAAGATAAACAAAGCAttgaaaagtgtttaaaaaaaacaaaaacacttttttcctGTTGTGATGTGGAATGCTTTGCTGTCAAAAGTCAGTTTAGTAATGGAATGTACTAGGGAAGCTGTGAGCACTCATCCCTGAGCATCACATATGCAAATGCAGCAAGACCATTCTTGAAGGAGGCATTTGTAACGTACAACCACACCCATGGCTGCCaacagacacacgcacgcacacactccctCCAAGAAGAGTGGCTCAGCAGCAGCTAAAAGCAGAGTTGACGAAAGGCCAAcaggagaagaggaaaagaCAAGAGAATCAATCATATTACCGACCTGGGAGAGGTTTCTGTTTGGGACTCCTTCCTGTGAGCAGAACAGGCAAATTTCTCAAAAAGTAGCAATAGACTCTAGAGACGAAGATTGTAAAAGTTGGCTGGGACTAGCAGACAATTTAATCAGATGATGATGTATTTGAAGCAGCCTTTATCTGGTTGTCTTTGAAAATCGGGTTGAAGTAACAACATGAATGATAGCAGGCAAGCCACTGGGCAACTTCTGAATTTTGCTATGCATTCCAATTCATAAATGACAGAAAGCAAGTGTTCAGCCGAACCTTCAAAGACAACCAGTAAGTTAataatttaactttttttttttaaacatattcaTTCATAGTGATGGAATCATAGACACCCATGTACTAGATTTGAAAGAAATGCAAAACTGTAAATGGGcaataagaaagaaagaaagaaagagagaaagagagaaagagagagagaaagagagaaagaaagaaagaaagaaagaaagaaagagagaaagagagaaagagagagagaaagagagaaagaaagaaagaaagaaagaaagaaagaaagaaagaaagaaagaaagaaagaaagaaagaaagaaagaaagaaagaaagaaagaaagaaagagaaagaaagaaattattGACATTGGAATACAATGTCTTTTATTATGTTGGCTacctcatttaaaaatgtgaggGTCAAAATATCAGGAACCGTACTAATTTTAATAGCTAAATAATGCATAATGCTTGTGTTTGCTCTATTCTGACATGATTGATTTACGACTTCAGCTTTGTTCATCATTATTAATTACCCCAAAAAGCATCAGTCTCTGTGGTGATCGTACCTGAAAGACCTTCCTTTTAGATTCCTCAGCAGGTCCAATTGATTCAGAGGCGGAATTAATCTGAGAGGGAGAAAGACACTTGAAACATTCAGCTTTTCTGCAAAAACATGTTCACTTCCCTGCTGAGCAAAGGTTGATTTTTGCCTGCGGGTGCTTATTGCAATCAGTCTGGCAGTTGACTTTTGCGCTGCTCATCACCTTCATTTACAACGTGGATGAAATAGAGGACTTCTAAGCAGAACAGAGACGCTGCAATATCCTATTGCGGAATCAAATCTTGGCTGTAAGAGTCGCTAAGGCATCTTATCATCGGACAGTAAAAAGCTTTTAAAGCAATCTACAGGAGACATCAGAGATTAAGAAGTGTCAGAAATGTTGCAGAGCTGTTTTtataaaatgtgtattttaatcCAGACtacaaagtaaaaacaatcTCTTTCAAAATAATGCCCCGGTCATAACTTTTCTCTTgcacaaaaagaagcaaatgTCTCAGAAACTCTTTGCAGATGTGCTGGTTGGCTGTCGGGCTCACATTGAAGGCGAAAACTTTGGATTTGTGCTTGTGACATCAGTCCTGGAACTTCTGCAAGAGTACATTTGATTGAATGATAGCCTACCTGTACATTGGGGTTGCTACAGTCTGCTCATAAAAATCCCAAGTGGATATCAGATCCGTGCGGGAAAGGTTGGTTGCATAAAACCTCCATGCAGCCTGTAAGAGGAAGATGTGGCACAAAATCCGAGCGGCTGACAAGGACAAAGGAGCCTTGTAAAGCATCGCTACGTTCAAATGGGTACCTGGATGAGGCTTGCTGCGGGAGTGCgtctcttttcaaaatgtttctgcCTGTGCTGCTCTTGAACTTTGAGGGCAAAACCAGAACCAAGAATGCCCTGCAGAGGATCacagtggatttttttttttttgcagttataAGTAAtaaattatgttttattttaagtaaTGTTAGCATATAATGTCATTTAAACTGAGCAAGCATGTTTATCGTTTACTTTCCCTGGAGTTTTTGAGCTTTAGC includes:
- the LOC119116926 gene encoding potassium voltage-gated channel subfamily KQT member 2-like; amino-acid sequence: MASFLDCAHIVSVCLARIDMIVGAPPPSTPRHKKSTESPRVDQIVGKASKGEAESSEDPSMMGRLVKVEKQVVCMDRKLDFLVHVYIQRMGIPRSETEAFFNSKEHYPAPPYHSPVENKGKEEMVKEEREMKDFLCNDGSLEQKEPLSDVRVSGSVVSPTVSHSRPSTSWQHQLQHPVSQPAWNSSVANTPSPVCGNDSPRLFRLPPPPAPLHDRSSQESGSLSRKRHRRQRRRPQDATNAGSDTSLSIPSVDHEELERSFSGFSISQAKEDFFGASFVLGSGGDGRGESIAVTEAGVPPPLCAKVRPFLAEGESDTDSDLYAPSPLSFTGEASCGERGWPGLK